The genomic window TAAATATAAGCCTCTACTGTATTGGTTTGTAATCCTTGCAACAAGCACAGCTGGAACTACAATGTCGGATTTTATGGATCGAACATTGGGATTAGGATATGCCGTAGGATCATTAATTCTAGTTATACTATTAGCGATAACATTTATACTATGGAAAAGAACAGAAAAATCAGTTTCTGTAGATGATATTCATACATTTAGAGGAGAGACATTTTACTGGATAGCAATATTGATTTCTAATACATTAGGTACAGCTTTAGGAGACTTTTTAGCAGATAATTCTGGACTTGGATTTCTTGGTGGTGCTACATTAATAGGCAGTTTGCTACTACTTATAATTTTAGCACACTATTTTCTTAAAGTTTCATCAATAGTATTGTTCTGGTTTGCATTTGTTTTAACTAGACCATTTGGAGCAACTTTTGGAGATTTACTTACTAAACCAATCGAAAAAGGAGGTTTAAATTTTGGAACTATTGGTTCATCCTTAATCCTTTTTACAATTCTAATGCTATTGATAATCTTTGCAATTAAGAAAAACAATGAGTTAGAAAAAGTAAGCTTGATTGATAAAAATTAATCTCAAAAAAATAAGTTAAAAAGCACTACTGATTTCAAAATTCAATATTTCTACAAAATTGGTTTACAACTTTGGCTATTATTAATTCAAAAATAAATAGCAATGAGAAAATCAGTAATTATTTTAATAGCATTAGTGTTATCTACAATCGCTTTTGCTCAAAAAGTAAAAGTTACAAAAGTACCAGAGATTGTATCTAAATCTCTATTGTCAAAATATCCCAATGCAAAAAATATCAAATGGGATAAAGAGGAAAACAATTATGAAGCCAGTTTTGAAAATAATAAGATCGAAAATTCAGTCTTATTTAGTGCGAATGGTAAAATCATCGAAACAGAAGTTGAAATTACCGTTGCACAATTACCGAAATCAATTCTTAATTACATAGGTAAAAACTATAAAGATCAAAAAGTAAAAGAAGCGGCAAAGATAATTTCAGAAAAGGGTATCATTACTTACGAGGCTGAAATTCAAGGAAAAGATTTGTTTTTTGATGAAAACGGTAAATTATTATCAGTTAGTTAATTCTTTCATATTAAAGCACTCACATCATTTGGCGTGAGTGCTTATTTATTTTTAAATATCCTAATAAAAACTTGGTTGATGTATACTGTTTTCATAATAGTTGCAAATCATTGTGCCCGTAGTACTGGAAATGATGAAATTGATGTGGTAATTATCATATTCCTTCATTCACCTTCAATCTTCTGGAATATCTAAATCAAAAAATTAAAAAACAGCGTTCTCAAATAGATGTTTTTCCAACCTTTTTCAGTCATAAACTATTAAAATAATATTTAATGAAAGTATCCAGCAAAATAAACTTTATTAGAAGGAAGCTTACTCGTTATCTTACTTCAAACATTGGAAAATCTAGTAATGAAAAAATAGATGCTGGTAAGTTTAACAATAGAAATATTAAGATTCTAATAGTAAGACCAAATCATAGATTAGGAAACTTACTTTTATTAACACCTGTTGTAAAAGAATTAGAAGATATTTTTACAAATCCCTCTATTGATTTATTCGTAAAAGGAAATTTATCTGAAATCATCTTTAAAAATTATGATTCTATAAATAAGCACATAAAACTACCTAAAAAACCTTTCAATAATCTCTTTTATTACTTTTTAATTTGGACAAAATTATTATTTAAAAAATATGACTTGGTTCTTAATATTGATGAGTTTTCGTCGTCAGGAAGATTAGCGTCAAGCCTCGTAAATTCCAAATATAAAATTATTGGAAATGATAAAAAATGGTCTGAAAAATCAGATTCACATTCTGAAATATTTAAGCATATGGCAATAAAACCCATTGTGTTGATAAGAAGTTTCTTGACTAATACATCGTTTCAAGATGGAAAATTTTATTCATTAGATTTAAAACTTGATGAAAAAGAAATTGAAAACGGAAATCGAGAGTTAATTAGAATTTTCAAAAATAATAAAAAAACAATTTCAATTTTTACTTATGCAACTGGTAACAAAATGTTATCTAAAGAATGGTGGGATACTTATTATAATCATTTAAAAAGCAATTTCTCAAATTATAATATTATTGAAATACTACCTATTGAAAATGTATCTCAAATTGATTTTAAAACAAAAACATACTATAGTAAAAATATACGTGAAATAGCTTCAATAATAGCTAACACAGATATTTTTATTGGAGCTGATAGTGGAATTATGCACTTATCCGCTTCTTCAAATACAACAACTATTGGTTTATTCAGTGGGGATTTTAAATACAAATATGAACCATACGGAGAAAAAAATATTGGAATGGATAAAAACAAGTTTTCCCAAAATGATATTATAACAGAAATGAAAAAAAAATTAGAAAGTTAATAATCATACTAGTCCATTTATATTAATCCATTTTTTCATAATGATATATCATAAAACTAACCCCCCTAAATTATTAAAATGTTTAAGACCCTTTTATTTTTACTTTTAAGTATCTCTACATTGAATGCACAGGAAGTCTTTACAGATAGTGTTCAGAAAAAAGACAACACTCACGAATTTAAATTTAAACAATTAATTATTCCAACAGTTCTAATTGGCTATGGTGTTATAGGTCTTGAAAGTGATGGCTTGAAATTATTCAACACTGAAATAAAGGAAGAGGTAAACGAAAATATCGACGAGAAAATAACAATTGATGATTTTTCACAATACCTACCCGCTGTTTCTGTTTATGGTCTTAATGCTATGGGAATAAAAGGCAAACATAACTTTAAAGACAGAACTATCATTTTAGGAACTTCCTATTTGCTAATGTCGGCTACAGTTTTAAGTTTAAAATCCATAACAAAAGTAGAACGACCTGACGGTTCTGCAAATAATTCTTTTCCTTCAGGACATACAGCAACTGCTTTTGCTGGAGCAGAATTTCTTTGGCAAGA from Flavobacterium eburneipallidum includes these protein-coding regions:
- a CDS encoding PepSY-like domain-containing protein → MRKSVIILIALVLSTIAFAQKVKVTKVPEIVSKSLLSKYPNAKNIKWDKEENNYEASFENNKIENSVLFSANGKIIETEVEITVAQLPKSILNYIGKNYKDQKVKEAAKIISEKGIITYEAEIQGKDLFFDENGKLLSVS
- a CDS encoding phosphatase PAP2 family protein yields the protein MFKTLLFLLLSISTLNAQEVFTDSVQKKDNTHEFKFKQLIIPTVLIGYGVIGLESDGLKLFNTEIKEEVNENIDEKITIDDFSQYLPAVSVYGLNAMGIKGKHNFKDRTIILGTSYLLMSATVLSLKSITKVERPDGSANNSFPSGHTATAFAGAEFLWQEYKDVSVWYGISGYIVAVGTGAFRIYNDKHWLTDVAAGAGIGILSTKVAYWINPWMQEKIFKSKEKNTTSIMAPFYNGKQLGVGFVRSF
- a CDS encoding COG4705 family protein, which codes for MKKLPEITIAFWIMKICATTLGETAGDLFSMTLNIGYAISSLILIVFFIITLQMQLYATKYKPLLYWFVILATSTAGTTMSDFMDRTLGLGYAVGSLILVILLAITFILWKRTEKSVSVDDIHTFRGETFYWIAILISNTLGTALGDFLADNSGLGFLGGATLIGSLLLLIILAHYFLKVSSIVLFWFAFVLTRPFGATFGDLLTKPIEKGGLNFGTIGSSLILFTILMLLIIFAIKKNNELEKVSLIDKN
- a CDS encoding glycosyltransferase family 9 protein codes for the protein MKVSSKINFIRRKLTRYLTSNIGKSSNEKIDAGKFNNRNIKILIVRPNHRLGNLLLLTPVVKELEDIFTNPSIDLFVKGNLSEIIFKNYDSINKHIKLPKKPFNNLFYYFLIWTKLLFKKYDLVLNIDEFSSSGRLASSLVNSKYKIIGNDKKWSEKSDSHSEIFKHMAIKPIVLIRSFLTNTSFQDGKFYSLDLKLDEKEIENGNRELIRIFKNNKKTISIFTYATGNKMLSKEWWDTYYNHLKSNFSNYNIIEILPIENVSQIDFKTKTYYSKNIREIASIIANTDIFIGADSGIMHLSASSNTTTIGLFSGDFKYKYEPYGEKNIGMDKNKFSQNDIITEMKKKLES